A genomic window from Prunus persica cultivar Lovell chromosome G2, Prunus_persica_NCBIv2, whole genome shotgun sequence includes:
- the LOC109947164 gene encoding uncharacterized protein LOC109947164, protein MGTTSIPTFLTEDGVPFGRQSGASPALPPSTPFGNALATQTTAEAELAAQIATLRKDMARLQEHNNFLSSKVDETQQLLHQQQSRNIQTTRSSESLQTPCGKNKRRKVAKATPTPSRELVVSAPKDQPHIPRKVYSDCRHRLNDRERRANDREAERERSPIGIGARIRDSRMKILGDKSPIRKVRGLDPTESSESEYIPTKTHTSTYRSATPSRCAGDNSLGLQRQSEDYGAEEIPSRDPIVRLLFQKVQKMENDNARSQELEWGKLRPGPFTRHIRDSRQDREVQQLRIPFYTGTEDPLTHLHSFQSAIGCKGLSDEGQCLLSPSSLTGVALNWFYRLEPETVASFDELKQIFLNHFVIQTDRLYSSDDLYTIRQREDEPLREYAARFSHEYSRCPETDDRAAYGAFKSGLRSSHFRYLVHSSNWRTYDELMKQAAIHAKAEYFNSKPTVSAPRGDAEPSAYPAKAPPYERVDTFSVGHKRKDDRSDRREHSKKGKGKYGRNDNRAPLPNRDHDSEIFTLLNTTYEAVLMNEQEIIPKPNQRRPNRQDNRDTGKFCRYHQHNSHNTEDCISLRKIVERLIREGKLDQYIARQQPAPVPNANRQINMISTISGGPTIAGLSNRSMKQYVRAAQFPQVFGIEVNRHHETPKDHWEPITFCKEDEHGILYPHDDPMIVRAEIADYDVGRVLINTGSSVNVIFAEAF, encoded by the coding sequence ATGGGGACCACTTCAATACCCACGTTTTTAACGGAAGATGGGGTACCGTTCGGAAGGCAGAGCGGAGCTAGCCCAGCGCTACCTCCAAGCACTCCCTTCGGAAACGCCCTCGCTACCCAAACAACCGCCGAAGCCGAGCTGGCAGCCCAAATCGCAACCTTACGGAAGGACATGGCGAGGCTTCAGGAACACAACAACTTTCTTTCGTCCAAGGTGGACGAAACCCAGCAGCTGCTTCACCAGCAGCAATCGCGGAACATCCAGACAACTCGCTCCTCCGAGAGCTTGCAGACCCCCTGTGGGAAGAACAAACGCAGGAAGGTAGCGAAGGCAACGCCCACACCTTCCAGAGAGCTAGTAGTTTCGGCACCAAAGGATCAGCCGCACATCCCCAGGAAAGTCTACTCCGATTGCCGACATAGGCTAAACGATCGGGAACGTCGCGCTAACGATCgggaggcagagagagagaggtctcCGATCGGTATTGGCGCTCGAATAAGGGACTCACGGATGAAAATCCTAGGAGACAAGTCGCCTATTCGGAAGGTCAGAGGACTAGATCCTACCGAGTCGTCGGAATCCGAGTACATCCCTACCAAGACACACACTTCCACCTACCGTTCGGCAACACCTTCACGGTGTGCGGGAGATAATTCACTGGGCCTACAACGACAATCGGAAGATTACGGCGCCGAAGAAATCCCTAGCCGAGACCCCATTGTCCGACTCCTTTTTCAGAAAGTCCAGAAGATGGAAAACGACAACGCTCGCTCCCAAGAACTGGAATGGGGAAAGCTTCGACCCGGACCATTCACCAGGCACATCCGGGATTCTCGGCAGGACAGGGAGGTGCAGCAACTGCGTATACCATTCTATACGGGAACGGAGGACCCCCTAACACACCTCCACTCATTTCAGTCCGCCATCGGATGCAAGGGCCTGAGCGATGAAGGGCAGTGCCTGCTATCCCCGTCCTCCCTTACCGGGGTGGCCCTGAACTGGTTCTACCGGTTGGAGCCGGAAACGGTAGCCTCCTTCGACGAGCTGAAGCAGATTTTCCTCAACCACTTCGTGATCCAAACGGACCGTCTCTACTCCTCCGATGATCTGTACACGATTCGGCAAAGAGAGGACGAACCGTTGAGAGAATACGCGGCGCGCTTTAGTCATGAGTACTCAAGGTGTCCGGAAACAGATGATAGGGCAGCCTACGGCGCCTTCAAGAGCGGCCTTCGGTCCTCGCATTTCCGATACCTAGTACACAGCAGCAACTGGCGCACGTACGACGAACTGATGAAGCAGGCGGCAATCCACGCAAAGGCTGAATACTTCAACTCGAAACCCACGGTTTCGGCACCACGAGGAGATGCGGAACCAAGTGCCTATCCTGCAAAGGCGCCACCCTACGAGCGAGTCGACACCTTCTCGGTGGGTCATAAGAGGAAAGACGACCGCTCCGATCGAAGGGAGCACtcgaagaaaggaaaagggaagTATGGTCGCAACGACAACCGAGCGCCCCTGCCGAATCGTGATCACGACAGTGAGATCTTCACCCTACTGAACACTACCTACGAGGCAGTCCTGATGAACGAACAGGAAATAATACCAAAGCCGAATCAACGAAGACCCAATCGGCAAGACAATCGGGATACCGGTAAATTCTGCCGATACCATCAACACAACAGCCATAATACGGAAGACTGTATAAGTCTGAGAAAAATTGTCGAACGGTTGATCAGAGAGGGGAAACTTGACCAGTATATCGCCCGGCAGCAACCGGCGCCCGTGCCGAATGCAAATCGGCAGATAAACATGATAAGCACTATCAGCGGCGGCCCCACCATCGCAGGACTGAGCAACCGTTCAATGAAGCAATACGTGCGTGCTGCACAGTTTCCTCAGGTATTCGGCATAGAGGTGAATCGCCACCATGAAACACCGAAAGATCATTGGGAGCCGATAACGTTTTGCAAGGAAGATGAACATGGCATCCTCTACCCCCACGACGACCCAATGATTGTCCGAGCTGAAATCGCCGATTACGATGTAGGGCGAGTACTGATCAATACCGGGAGCTCGGTAAACGTGATCTTTGCCGAAGCTTTCTGA
- the LOC18787241 gene encoding uncharacterized protein LOC18787241 isoform X2 — protein MNNFLTVVSASVAVVLAIIASLPLLKPNHQLLSWRSPMADLVVKNAKIYTSDESLPFADSMAVRSGRVLRVGNYSSIKDMVGDGTKELDLMGKIVVPGFIDSHVHLISGGLQMARVELRGVSQKDEFVRRIKEAVRNANKGSWILGGGWNNDLWGGELPMASWVDDITPYNPVWLSRMDGHMGLANSVALKLAGITTSSEDPNGGTIVRFTSGEPTGLLIDSAMKLLLLSIPEVSVEERREALSRASNHALMRGVTTVVDVGRYFPGTSVKLSWDDFSGKMMIRVCLFFPLETWLQLHNLITKVGHTMSQWIYLGGVKAFADGSLGSNSALFYEPYADEPHNYGLQVIDNESLLNLTLASDRVGLQVAIHAIGDRANDLILDMYESVFSTNGVRDRRFRIEHAQHLAPETPARFGKLGIVASVQPEHLLDDAESATKKLGIDRAQKGSYLFRSLLASNGQLAFGSDWPVADINPLGGIKTAMKRIPPGWDIAWIPSETLSLNDALKAYTLSAARACFLDSDLGSLSPGKLADFVILSRDSWDDVVVEGSASIEATYVGGVQAYP, from the exons ATGAACAACTTTCTCACCGTCGTTTCTGCTTCTGTAGCTGTCGTCCTCGCCATTATAgcctctcttcctcttctcaaaCCCAACCACC agttGTTAAGTTGGAGGTCTCCAATGGCGGACTTGGTGGTGAAAAATGCCAAGATATACACCAGTGACGAGTCTCTCCCTTTCGCCGATTCCATGGCCGTCCGCAGCGGAAGGGTTCTGCGAGTGGGCAACTACTCCTCTATTAAG GATATGGTTGGAGATGGTACCAAGGAGTTAGATCTTATGGGAAAGATTGTTGTACCTGGATTTATTGATTCCCACGTGCATCTGATTTCTGGTGGACTCCAG ATGGCGCGTGTGGAACTACGAGGCGTAAGTCAAAAAGATGAATTTGTGAGGCGGATCAAAGAAGCAGTGAGAA aTGCAAATAAAGGTTCCTGGATTTTGGGTGGTGGATGGAACAATGATCTTTGGGGAGGGGAATTGCCGATGGCCTCTTGGGTTGACGACATCACACCTTACAATCCT GTTTGGCTGTCGAGGATGGATGGCCATATGGGCTTGGCTAATTCAGTTGCACTCAAGTTGGCTGGGATTACAACTTCATCAGAAGATCCAAATGGTGGAACAATTGTGAGATTCACCAGTGGAG AACCTACTGGATTGCTGATTGATTCTGCAATGAAACTTCTCCTTCTATCCATTCCGGAGGTGTCAGTAGAGGAGCGGAGGGAAGCTTTGAGTAGAGCCAGCAATCATGCCTTGATGAGGGGTGTGACAACAGTTGTTGATGTTGGTAGATACTTTCCTGGGACATCGGTGAAGCTTTCCTGGGACGATTTTTCAG GGAAGATGATGATTAGGGTCTGCTTATTTTTTCCATTGGAGACTTGGTTACAGTTACAT aaTCTTATTACCAAAGTTGGCCATACCATGAGCCAATGGATTTACTTGGGTGGTGTTAAAGCTTTTGCTGATGGGTCGTTGGGTTCTAATAGTGCACTGTTTTATGAG CCATATGCTGATGAGCCTCATAATTATGGCTTACAAGTGATAGATAATGAAAGTCTCCTCAACCTGACCTTGGCTTCAGATAGAGTTGGGCTTCAG GTTGCTATTCATGCTATAGGTGATAGAGCAAATGActtgatccttgacatgtaTGAGTCAGTGTTTTCTACAAATGGAGTGAGGGATCGAAGATTCAGG ATTGAGCATGCCCAGCATCTGGCACCTGAGACACCAGCCCGATTTGGTAAACTAGGGATTGTTGCTTCAGTACAG CCAGAGCACCTATTAGATGATGCTGAGTCTGCAACAAAAAAACTTGGGATAGATAGGGCTCAGAAGGGATCTTATTTGTTCCGGTCTCTCTTGGCTAGCAATGGACAATTGGCATTTGGTTCTGACTGGCCT GTGGCAGATATTAATCCATTAGGTGGCATTAAGACAGCAATGAAAAGGATACCCCCTGGTTGGGATATTGCTTGGATTCCCTCAGAGACCCTTTCATTGAATGACGCATTGAAGGC GTACACTCTTTCAGCTGCTCGTGCATGCTTTCTTGACAGCGATTTGGGGTCCCTGTCGCCGGGGAAACTAGCAGATTTTGTCATACTGTCCAGGGACTCATGGGATGATGTCGTGGTTGAAGGATCTGCATCCATTGAAGCTACATATGTTGGTGGTGTACAGGCCTATCCCTGA
- the LOC18787241 gene encoding uncharacterized protein LOC18787241 isoform X1 produces the protein MNNFLTVVSASVAVVLAIIASLPLLKPNHQLLSWRSPMADLVVKNAKIYTSDESLPFADSMAVRSGRVLRVGNYSSIKDMVGDGTKELDLMGKIVVPGFIDSHVHLISGGLQMARVELRGVSQKDEFVRRIKEAVRNANKGSWILGGGWNNDLWGGELPMASWVDDITPYNPVWLSRMDGHMGLANSVALKLAGITTSSEDPNGGTIVRFTSGEPTGLLIDSAMKLLLLSIPEVSVEERREALSRASNHALMRGVTTVVDVGRYFPGTSVKLSWDDFSDVYKWADSSGKMMIRVCLFFPLETWLQLHNLITKVGHTMSQWIYLGGVKAFADGSLGSNSALFYEPYADEPHNYGLQVIDNESLLNLTLASDRVGLQVAIHAIGDRANDLILDMYESVFSTNGVRDRRFRIEHAQHLAPETPARFGKLGIVASVQPEHLLDDAESATKKLGIDRAQKGSYLFRSLLASNGQLAFGSDWPVADINPLGGIKTAMKRIPPGWDIAWIPSETLSLNDALKAYTLSAARACFLDSDLGSLSPGKLADFVILSRDSWDDVVVEGSASIEATYVGGVQAYP, from the exons ATGAACAACTTTCTCACCGTCGTTTCTGCTTCTGTAGCTGTCGTCCTCGCCATTATAgcctctcttcctcttctcaaaCCCAACCACC agttGTTAAGTTGGAGGTCTCCAATGGCGGACTTGGTGGTGAAAAATGCCAAGATATACACCAGTGACGAGTCTCTCCCTTTCGCCGATTCCATGGCCGTCCGCAGCGGAAGGGTTCTGCGAGTGGGCAACTACTCCTCTATTAAG GATATGGTTGGAGATGGTACCAAGGAGTTAGATCTTATGGGAAAGATTGTTGTACCTGGATTTATTGATTCCCACGTGCATCTGATTTCTGGTGGACTCCAG ATGGCGCGTGTGGAACTACGAGGCGTAAGTCAAAAAGATGAATTTGTGAGGCGGATCAAAGAAGCAGTGAGAA aTGCAAATAAAGGTTCCTGGATTTTGGGTGGTGGATGGAACAATGATCTTTGGGGAGGGGAATTGCCGATGGCCTCTTGGGTTGACGACATCACACCTTACAATCCT GTTTGGCTGTCGAGGATGGATGGCCATATGGGCTTGGCTAATTCAGTTGCACTCAAGTTGGCTGGGATTACAACTTCATCAGAAGATCCAAATGGTGGAACAATTGTGAGATTCACCAGTGGAG AACCTACTGGATTGCTGATTGATTCTGCAATGAAACTTCTCCTTCTATCCATTCCGGAGGTGTCAGTAGAGGAGCGGAGGGAAGCTTTGAGTAGAGCCAGCAATCATGCCTTGATGAGGGGTGTGACAACAGTTGTTGATGTTGGTAGATACTTTCCTGGGACATCGGTGAAGCTTTCCTGGGACGATTTTTCAG ATGTTTATAAATGGGCTGATTCTTCAGGGAAGATGATGATTAGGGTCTGCTTATTTTTTCCATTGGAGACTTGGTTACAGTTACAT aaTCTTATTACCAAAGTTGGCCATACCATGAGCCAATGGATTTACTTGGGTGGTGTTAAAGCTTTTGCTGATGGGTCGTTGGGTTCTAATAGTGCACTGTTTTATGAG CCATATGCTGATGAGCCTCATAATTATGGCTTACAAGTGATAGATAATGAAAGTCTCCTCAACCTGACCTTGGCTTCAGATAGAGTTGGGCTTCAG GTTGCTATTCATGCTATAGGTGATAGAGCAAATGActtgatccttgacatgtaTGAGTCAGTGTTTTCTACAAATGGAGTGAGGGATCGAAGATTCAGG ATTGAGCATGCCCAGCATCTGGCACCTGAGACACCAGCCCGATTTGGTAAACTAGGGATTGTTGCTTCAGTACAG CCAGAGCACCTATTAGATGATGCTGAGTCTGCAACAAAAAAACTTGGGATAGATAGGGCTCAGAAGGGATCTTATTTGTTCCGGTCTCTCTTGGCTAGCAATGGACAATTGGCATTTGGTTCTGACTGGCCT GTGGCAGATATTAATCCATTAGGTGGCATTAAGACAGCAATGAAAAGGATACCCCCTGGTTGGGATATTGCTTGGATTCCCTCAGAGACCCTTTCATTGAATGACGCATTGAAGGC GTACACTCTTTCAGCTGCTCGTGCATGCTTTCTTGACAGCGATTTGGGGTCCCTGTCGCCGGGGAAACTAGCAGATTTTGTCATACTGTCCAGGGACTCATGGGATGATGTCGTGGTTGAAGGATCTGCATCCATTGAAGCTACATATGTTGGTGGTGTACAGGCCTATCCCTGA
- the LOC18785538 gene encoding transcription initiation factor TFIID subunit 13: protein MNNPAGGQSSKSKAGSSQPSETSFKRKRGVFQKELQHMMYGFGDDQNPLPESVALMEDIVVEYITDLVHKAQDIGSKRGKLSVEDFLYLIRKDFPKLNRCRELLSMNEELKQARKAFETDEEKLRKAFETDEEKMRKAFEADEDKLGSTE, encoded by the exons ATGAACAACCCTGCTGGAGGGCAGTCCTCAAAATCGAAAGCTGGATCCTCGCAGCCATCCGAAACTTCATTTAAGCGAAAACGGGGAGTGTTTCAAAAAGAAT TGCAGCACATGATGTATGGTTTTGGAGACGATCAAAAT CCTCTCCCAGAAAGTGTGGCACTTATGGAGGATATTGTTGTGGAATATATCACAGATTTG GTACATAAAGCCCAAGATATTGGATCAAAGAGGGGAAAGTTATCAGTTGAGGATTTTCTGTATCTAATTCGCAAG GACTTTCCGAAGCTTAACCGCTGTAGAGAATTGCTGTCTATGAATGAAGAGCTGAAACAGGCAAGGAAGGCTTTTGAGACAGATGAAGAGAAGCTGAGGAAGGCTTTTGAGACTGATGAAGAGAAGATGAGGAAGGCTTTTGAGGCAGATGAAGATAAACTCGGGTCAACGGAGTGA